One genomic window of Alphaproteobacteria bacterium includes the following:
- a CDS encoding transposase, with translation LIERCFNKLKHFRHIATRYERRALYFISFIQLACAMLWMR, from the coding sequence CCTGATCGAACGATGCTTCAACAAGCTCAAGCACTTCCGCCACATCGCGACCCGATACGAAAGAAGAGCCCTCTACTTCATCAGCTTCATCCAACTCGCTTGCGCTATGCTATGGATGCGATGA